Below is a genomic region from Cotesia glomerata isolate CgM1 linkage group LG5, MPM_Cglom_v2.3, whole genome shotgun sequence.
tcaaaacattaaaaacgtcggctaactttattattattgaaaatgttTGTGATTTattctattgaaaaattattaaaaaacaattaaaagaaaaaatttcaaaaattatacgtggaattttttaaaaatatttttttagttctaatttaattaataaaaaaaaatcaaaaatttttgaatgtctaattttagtattataaaaaattctcataaTTGTAAATCATTgattcataatttaatatcaccttaattagaaaattaattatcaataaaattatatttttctatttttcacagcaattgttgataaataacttttaatttttcccgCCTCAATAAATAGTTCCCAAAACCCTCACCAGTGTCACTATCAGTAATaattcaaagaaaaataaaaccaCACATAAGAAGTAAGGTTAGTGGTTAAGTTAAGCGGCTTtggttataaaaattgtaaacaaaCTCCCACTCAAGGCCAAGCTGAATAAATCACATCAGATAAAGCTGCAAAGGTatgtaagtataaaaaaaaacccaaaatatttcttttacttattaaaaataattcctgtgtagtaaatattatcataaatGGACAGAGATAGCGAGGACAATAGTTCGTCTCAATCTCACAAAACAGACTCTGATGATTCTAACCTGAGCAATGTATCATCTGTCTATTCCGACGATGACCCAACTTTGGACATGTTAGAGCACGAGTCTTACAAGAGTTACAGCGATAATTCCATGTCTGAGTACGAAAATTCCGACGACAGCATGCTAGAAGAAAACAACAACGACCCTAACAATAATATGAGCGACGAAAATCTGGAGGGGCAAGATCCCTCATACTTAGCGTCTAGCCCTCAGCCAGGCTGCAGTCGGCATTTTGATTCAATAGAAAACGGACGCGATTATTCTCGAGCTAGCAAATTAACCAGTGAACAAATTAACGGCATAGCCGAAAACATTCTACGAGCTATAACTAAACTCCTTGGATCCTTAACCCACCAGAGCATTGTTGAGGCCATTCGGAAGAATCTAACAAgtggtaattataaattatccttGCAAGATTTACTACCAAGTGAATTTAATCTCGAGGCTAGAAGAAAACGTCGCAACAGTGACGATATTTCCAACGTCGATATGAAAAAATCTCGGGATAATAATCCGACTCCAGCGTCTCGGGGTACTAGTCCGACTCCAGGGTCTCGGGGTAATAGTCCCACTCCAGGGTCTCCAGTACTCTCGGGATTTCTTGCAGGTAAttcaaataatgaaataataaatttgatttgtatcgcaattgatgaaaattaaatgaaaattaagttagccgacatttaaaaatttttagaatttttttttattgaaaaaataattttgaaaaataaaaaaaaaatttcacttgtaaaacactttaaaaactgtaagtgcaatttttaaaaaatatttttttgttctaatttaattattaaaaaaaaatcaaaaaattaaaatcgtcggctaactttattattattaaaataaagttagccgacatttttgattttttttattaaattataactaaaaaatattttttaaaaattgcacttatagtttttgaagtttttaacaaatgaaaattttttttttttataatttaataaaaaaaatcataaaaatttttagatgtcggctaactttattttcatatgaaaattaagttagccgacactcaaaacattttgatttttttattaattaaaaattagaactaaataattattttttaaataattccacggataatttttaaaattttctacacgtgaaaatttttatttaaattttttaaaaattatttttcaataagataaattataaaaattttctaatgtcggctaatttaattttcatcaattattgTGTTTTACAAAGTTACAAAGTTGTTTTTACATATTGCGTGCcaaaaggtaaaagggcgcataattttttttattcatcacCGATCTACTGGTTGACATATTCTTCGCCTAAAAATCAAACATTAAtttcctaaagctaaaagagcctataaattttttttctaaatatttcattatagTGCTTAATTttagtctaaaaattaaaaaaaaaaaaaaaaaaaaaacggtagtCACACGAAAGAGGCGTATTTTAACtaaacatacattttttttgaaattacaattaaaaataatttcaaaaaattgctaaatatgagtgattgtattaatttatttttatttgaaaattattttaatcccattagttttaaattaatttatttatccattgcttgtataaaaatagttaaaaattattattttttcaatattatttaaatacttaacAGCCAATCTCCTCTTTTTTTCGCGTCGCACTCACTGTAAGAAACGGTATTATCCTTGTTGCACTCATAATTGTTGCACTCAGGGTGTGGAACCAGTTACCGGAGGAGATTGTGACGATTACTGATTACCGTAAATTTCGATCAAAGTTTTACAAGTTTTTTGTCGATAAAGATGTTATATAATCGTCATTACATAACTGTtcaaattactaattattcatatttaaatttatatttttcatctcttTTGTTTTATGATCTAGAttcattaaatgttaaattaattactttgatGGACTTTTCTTTGAGACaacgttatttatttttactttattattatcatttccattactgttaataacttttattattactatgtattaatttatatgtaaGGCCCTTAGGGAGCTGAGACTTCAgggtctaaaattttaataaataaataaataaataaataattataaagctattgcagttttatgtttttcttttaaacaaatgagaatttcgaaaaaaacgctctgctatgaaatagataattaaaaaatctattacgtagcagagttttttttttttcaaaattcttctttATCTAAGAGAGAAATATAAAGTTGCAATCGTATAGCGACCGGcagttaagaaattttttttatttattaaatttttttattccatgtCTTGTGAagctatttatcaaaattttatataaaaacttaaattttttttatgcgcccttttagctttaggatgcttgaatttttttttgtatagatCTTTCTGTTTTGAGCGATtttaaggaggttcgagcgaatctaatataaaaaataatttccaactttgagctttgaaattaagtatacgtataaataaatacgtcatttatctaatcccaaaatttaaaaaagattcaccgtttagttacttagatattaaatttaaaaaatcacatattttacctccttatacacgggctcttatggcggacaaacgttttgtcgagactttaattatttttttcaatattaacctcccaactttaacggataaaaaactatacacaagaaacttggattattgcaaaatataaaaacaatttaataataatacattaccgatataatttttgaaatatttaaagtcaaattttatgtttgtaactcgtttatcgtcagccatttattcgaataaagatttgacaacgtcccgtcaacagctgagaaaaaacaaaaggatagaaatatagttacagagagagaaatgtttaactcacacactcatccacgtctctgttatgggtataatcaagcgcgctattgccaaatttatttatttattccggcaagtaataaatacaaaagtcatttcattactttactttattaaataagtaaaaatcatcaattattaaattgtttaaattattttaaattaaaataaagaatttttacgaatattgggaagactataatttaaaaaaaattttaacattattttgactcattagttacgctcgaacttccttaagaagaatggcaaaaaaaaatttttttatgcgccGTTTTAGCATTAGGCACGCGATATTTTTCCTTTTAATTTctccattatttttattctcataATATTTTCACTGCCTTTATTTCTTGCAGGTAATccaattaatattgataatttctGGAAGATGCCAAAGTATCATTCCGTAGAAactttaacaaataataatccaAATCCGGTTgctaatgttgaaaaaattaataatcctACTGttgataaaacaaattattctCTACCAGTTTTAAACATTCAACCACCCACACCTTTTAGTACACCTTCAAGTAACCCCATTAATTTACCATCTCATTTACCATTACAACGTCCAGTACAATTACCAGTACCAGTTAATAATGGAATAATAATTccaatgaaaaaaaacaaagtcgCTCAAGCAACTACCAAATTTACTGTTTCTGATACTGCTGAAAGAAACCTAAACCGCGTGCCAGATCCTAAACCTTCTACAGTTACTAGTAGagttcaagaaaatttattacaacaaCAGTACTTCTATCACCAtttacaacaacaacaatttCATCAACCACAGCTACAACATCAAAATTTACAACACCCGTTATTCTtcaataatattgtaaattcaAAGTCTGCTGCTGCTGGTTCAAACGCAAATGCAAATGCAAACGATAGACAAAAAAATGTCGATGATTATTTTGCAGAATTGCGTAGAACAAAGCATAAGTTAGCGATGGAAAAAGCGAAACTAGAAAAACATtcttcagtaaaaaaaaatcacccgATAATAAATCAGCCGGTGCCTTTAAAAAAGAATGATAATCAACTGGATGTTGCTGGATCTCCAATGGTTActgtaatgaataataaacaCGATCAGGTTCAATCAAACCCGAGTACTTCGAATGCAGGAAGTAAAGTTTGTGAAgaaatttaccaaaaattgaGAGCAATGTTTCCGGATATTGACAGAGAGTATATTAAGACCTTCTGTCCGGCGGACTGGGCTCCAGGAACTAGCCATGATATCCAGTTTGGAAGCATCGTGGAGAGCATTTTACAAAATGAGGCTTCCTGGGTGATTGATGTTCATCCTACTAATTTCATGATTCATGAGGCTAATGAAGATGATGGGCTCACTCCGAATGTTGATGATACTTATGAGTATCTTACGGGAATTTTTCCCAATGCAGACCCGCATTTTTTGAGAAGCGCTGCCGAGGagtttaaaaatgagaatGATGTTAAGACTTTTGTGGATGAGAAGTTAAAAAGCAATGATTATCCGACTCGTGAGCAATACTTGGCTAAGATTAAGGTCACTGAAGAGCAGCAGAGATATACGAAGAATTTTAATGTTGAGCAGTTTCTTAGATTGATTCCCGATCCGTTTAAACACTTTGAGGATAATAAGAGGAAGTGCGAGTATAGCTTGATTGTCCTTGAGTTCTTGAAGAATGTGTTTAGCAGAGTCAGGGTTAATACCATCTCTAGGATATATCGGCGTCACaggtatttttctttttattttattttattttaagctagtttttctttttattttaagtatatagTGTTTagtaaatgatttattttgttttgattatttgaataataattatttttcttgctattaTTGAagaggattatttttaatttacttaggGATCAGTACtcatttttagaatttgtagtaatgaatagaatttaaatttttcaaaaatttttatattatatgaaataaatttatcaagtctgcgaagaaaaatattaaggGGTTTTACGCACTTAGAAAGCCGAGAAAAAGAGatttttgaatcatttttcCTGATGAGAAATTATGTACGCATAGTATTAAATTTGAGcattaattatgttttttttttttttttttttttcaattactgaaaaatatggttaaaaaaaaaaattgtgaaaaaattttttatttttatatttattttgactttaaactatctattgattttttttaatttcaagcGCGTATGATCCTTTATTaagatgaataaaaaattggaaaaattttattaatagaatatcttacaatagaaaaaaaaaataaataaattagt
It encodes:
- the LOC123265085 gene encoding uncharacterized protein LOC123265085 codes for the protein MDRDSEDNSSSQSHKTDSDDSNLSNVSSVYSDDDPTLDMLEHESYKSYSDNSMSEYENSDDSMLEENNNDPNNNMSDENLEGQDPSYLASSPQPGCSRHFDSIENGRDYSRASKLTSEQINGIAENILRAITKLLGSLTHQSIVEAIRKNLTSGNYKLSLQDLLPSEFNLEARRKRRNSDDISNVDMKKSRDNNPTPASRGTSPTPGSRGNSPTPGSPVLSGFLAGNPINIDNFWKMPKYHSVETLTNNNPNPVANVEKINNPTVDKTNYSLPVLNIQPPTPFSTPSSNPINLPSHLPLQRPVQLPVPVNNGIIIPMKKNKVAQATTKFTVSDTAERNLNRVPDPKPSTVTSRVQENLLQQQYFYHHLQQQQFHQPQLQHQNLQHPLFFNNIVNSKSAAAGSNANANANDRQKNVDDYFAELRRTKHKLAMEKAKLEKHSSVKKNHPIINQPVPLKKNDNQLDVAGSPMVTVMNNKHDQVQSNPSTSNAGSKVCEEIYQKLRAMFPDIDREYIKTFCPADWAPGTSHDIQFGSIVESILQNEASWVIDVHPTNFMIHEANEDDGLTPNVDDTYEYLTGIFPNADPHFLRSAAEEFKNENDVKTFVDEKLKSNDYPTREQYLAKIKVTEEQQRYTKNFNVEQFLRLIPDPFKHFEDNKRKCEYSLIVLEFLKNVFSRVRVNTISRIYRRHSHILSLAAKELRNSSDFIVTPRRANEIPTEDISLLQEMAFVRHYQEIHDHMEMIKKREEEEFNSLKAAGSLWACQCCFDDECMPSKCSTCENTHVFCNSCVIKGTDTRLGDGETRVPCFLNCGSEFSISTLQHVLPPTKFSILLKKRQAAEVMAAGLEGLVSCPFCHFASIPPEGDKVFKCLNPECMKESCIQCKEPNHVPYKCGELDKKDKARKYIEEKMTQALTRTCYQCKRAFFKEEGCNKMLCPCGAMMCYICNQPVKSYDHFRGQGSTEMNKCPLWSDNIRLNAETVRKVEEDARAEVLRQDPTLDIGTTGLAPALPPPTAGPHRDIPETQNLANVLAARVLNNDRLNLQDLNRNRN